From the genome of Leptospiraceae bacterium, one region includes:
- a CDS encoding class I SAM-dependent methyltransferase, which translates to MKHDSGFSLSCGKVLLKHLPRNLELVIDLGCGPGGLLGHLLEYSDKVIAIDSSEKMLEEAKRNYKAYRNIKFQLSYLEKIKLPAKTADAVVASMVLHHVSNPPLAMQEVFRILKENGSFYIVDLSRHDREVMRDKFLDLWLGFDSWQLEDWLKQSGFIIEAKSVLKTPTEFKILVIKATKRSK; encoded by the coding sequence ATGAAACACGACTCCGGATTCTCTTTATCATGCGGGAAGGTGCTTTTAAAACACCTTCCGCGTAACCTTGAACTTGTAATTGATTTAGGTTGTGGCCCGGGTGGGCTACTGGGGCATCTATTGGAGTATTCGGATAAAGTGATAGCTATTGATTCTTCCGAAAAAATGCTGGAGGAAGCAAAACGAAATTATAAAGCTTATCGTAATATTAAATTTCAGTTATCTTATCTTGAAAAGATTAAATTACCTGCAAAAACTGCCGATGCAGTAGTAGCTTCTATGGTTTTACATCATGTATCCAATCCGCCTCTGGCTATGCAGGAAGTCTTTCGTATATTAAAAGAAAATGGAAGTTTTTATATTGTGGATTTGTCCCGTCATGATAGAGAAGTTATGCGTGATAAGTTTTTAGATCTATGGCTTGGTTTTGATAGCTGGCAGTTAGAAGATTGGTTAAAGCAGAGTGGTTTTATAATTGAAGCCAAATCGGTTCTTAAGACACCTACGGAATTTAAAATATTAGTAATAAAAGCAACAAAAAGGAGTAAATAG
- a CDS encoding adenosylhomocysteinase, with protein MVNTTQDYKIKDISLSKWGREEIILAEKEMPGLMAIRAEYKDKQPLKGARIAGSLHMTIQTAVLIETLVELGAEVRWASCNIFSTQDHAAAAIAERGISVFAWKGETEEEYWWCTAQTLNFSNGQGPNMILDDGGDLTVYVHEKHPELLKDIKGISEETTTGVHQLYKMFKAGTLKVPAINVNDSVTKSKFDNLYGCRESLVDGIKRATDVMLAGKRALVCGYGDVGKGSAASLRAYGAIVSVTEIDPICALQAAMEGYQVCTVEDVVKETDIFVTATGCDDVITIDHLKQMKDGAIVCNIGHFDTEIQVAALVNFPGIKRTEIKPQVDKFTFPNGSSIILLAEGRLVNLGCATGHPSFVMSNSFSNQVLAQIELYNHSNKYKVGVYTLPKHLDEKVAEFHLAQIGVKLTKLNQKQADYLGVPVNGPYKPEHYRY; from the coding sequence ATAGTGAATACAACTCAGGATTACAAAATAAAAGACATCAGCCTTTCGAAGTGGGGAAGGGAAGAAATTATTCTTGCTGAAAAGGAAATGCCCGGCCTTATGGCTATTCGTGCTGAATACAAAGATAAGCAACCTTTAAAGGGAGCTCGCATTGCTGGTTCTTTACACATGACTATCCAGACAGCTGTATTAATTGAAACTCTCGTAGAATTGGGAGCAGAGGTTCGCTGGGCCTCCTGTAATATTTTTTCTACTCAGGATCATGCAGCAGCAGCCATTGCTGAGAGAGGAATTTCTGTTTTCGCCTGGAAGGGAGAAACCGAAGAAGAATATTGGTGGTGTACAGCTCAAACGTTAAATTTTTCTAATGGTCAAGGTCCGAATATGATCCTGGATGATGGGGGAGATTTGACTGTTTATGTTCATGAAAAGCATCCTGAGCTATTGAAAGATATTAAAGGAATCTCCGAAGAAACAACAACCGGAGTGCATCAGCTTTATAAAATGTTTAAGGCCGGAACTTTGAAAGTGCCTGCTATTAACGTGAATGACTCGGTAACCAAGTCTAAATTTGATAACCTTTACGGATGTCGTGAATCCCTTGTGGATGGGATAAAGCGTGCAACAGATGTAATGCTTGCAGGAAAGAGAGCTCTTGTCTGTGGCTACGGTGATGTGGGTAAGGGTTCTGCTGCTTCTCTCAGGGCTTATGGAGCTATTGTTTCTGTTACTGAAATAGATCCTATCTGTGCTTTACAGGCTGCTATGGAAGGATACCAGGTCTGTACAGTAGAGGATGTAGTAAAAGAAACTGATATTTTTGTTACTGCAACTGGCTGTGATGATGTGATTACAATTGATCATTTAAAACAAATGAAAGATGGAGCTATTGTTTGTAATATAGGACATTTTGATACAGAGATTCAGGTTGCCGCTCTGGTAAATTTCCCGGGAATCAAAAGAACTGAAATTAAACCACAGGTTGATAAATTCACATTCCCTAATGGATCTTCAATTATTCTTCTTGCAGAAGGAAGGCTTGTAAACCTGGGTTGTGCTACCGGTCATCCATCTTTTGTGATGTCGAATTCCTTTTCGAATCAGGTTCTTGCCCAGATAGAGCTATATAACCACTCCAATAAATACAAAGTAGGGGTTTATACTCTGCCCAAGCATTTGGATGAAAAAGTAGCCGAATTTCACCTGGCACAAATCGGAGTGAAGTTAACCAAATTAAACCAAAAGCAAGCAGACTATCTTGGAGTGCCGGTAAACGGTCCTTACAAACCGGAACACTATCGATACTAA
- a CDS encoding 4Fe-4S binding protein, which yields MPYIVTSACIGHKYTDCVTECPVNAFREGDDMLYIHPDVCIDCGVCMPLCPVEAIYPDYDIPLKDKMWIDINRIKADKYPTIFNNRIKRNHNI from the coding sequence ATGCCTTATATTGTTACATCAGCCTGTATAGGACATAAATACACGGATTGTGTAACAGAGTGTCCGGTGAATGCTTTCAGGGAAGGGGATGATATGTTATACATACATCCGGATGTTTGCATTGATTGTGGAGTATGTATGCCTCTTTGTCCGGTTGAAGCTATATATCCTGATTATGATATTCCTTTGAAAGATAAAATGTGGATAGATATAAATCGAATAAAGGCAGACAAATATCCTACAATTTTCAATAATAGAATAAAACGTAATCATAATATATAA
- the metH gene encoding methionine synthase, with protein MVETILDESIYTNANGKELIRLLKERILFLDGAMGTMIQKHKLSEEDFRGERYKNHSKSLKGNNDLLSITKPDIIEAIHIQFLEAGSNIIETNTFSSNEISQADYALESEVVLLNKESVKVARNAIRKFQESHPNHPCFVAGSIGPTNRTASMSPDVNDPAFRAVTFDKLVDVFYEQARALVEAGVDLLLPETNIDTLNLKAAIFAIEKVFEDLHVRIPLSLSVTITDASGRTLSGQTIEAFYNSIMHAKPISVGINCALGAKDMRPYIEELSHKSAFHISCYPNAGLPNAFGAYDQTPAEFARDVGEFANNGWLNIVGGCCGTTPEHIAALVQSVTGKSPRQVKPLPAFPRFSGLEPLNATKDKGFLMIGERTNVTGSPRFKKLILEGNYEEALSVARQQVENGADIIDVNFDEGLLDGEKAMTHFLNLLASEPDISRVPIMIDSSRWPIIVAGLKCIQGKAIVNSISLKEGEEKFIEQAKVIKKYGAAMVVMAFDENGQAATKDEKVRICTRAYNLLIEKAGVEPEDIIFDPNILTVATGMEEHNNYAVDFIQATSEIKRLCPGARVSGGVSNISFSFRGNNPVREAMHSAFLYHAIKAGLDMAIVNAGMLTVYEDIEKELLNRVEDVLLNRRADATERLIEYAEKIKGSEKEEKKETLKWREGTVAERLTYALVKGNMDFIDEDVEEARKSFQSPLEVIEGPLMDGMKVVGELFGEGKMFLPQVVKSARVMKKAVAYLMPYMEEDKRKNADSRPGAKFLIATVKGDVHDIGKNIVSVVLSCNNYEVIDLGVMVPSEKILEEAKKHKVDVIGLSGLITPSLDEMVHVASEMKREGFTVPLLIGGATTSAAHTAVKIAEEYENPVVHVIDASRVVNVLNSVLNEKTKKSYTEELKKEQERIRENYYGRQQERVLLGIEDARMNSFKTDWDKIDIPSPSFTGVKVYEEIDLKLLKDYIDWSPFFHAWELRGRYPQILEDEIVGKQARELFEDAKKLLNDIIENKRFNPRAVVGFFPANSVGDDIILYKDDEREETLSTFYSLRQQTIKQEGNANYALADFIAPVSSNRKDYLGAFAVTSGHGVEVFARSFEEKNDDYNSIMTKALGDRLAEALAEYMHKLMREEWGYGRTENLDNEALIKEQYRGIRPAPGYPACPDHTEKRTLFNLLSVEKNTGITLTENFAMMPASSVSGLYFSHPESRYFALGKIGKDQVEDYAKRKNMELKEMERWLSPNLDYK; from the coding sequence ATGGTAGAGACAATACTGGATGAATCAATTTATACAAATGCGAATGGAAAGGAATTAATCCGTCTTTTAAAAGAGCGTATTCTTTTTCTTGATGGAGCTATGGGAACTATGATCCAGAAACACAAACTCTCCGAGGAAGATTTTAGGGGAGAAAGGTATAAAAATCATTCTAAGTCTTTAAAGGGGAATAATGACCTTCTTTCTATAACAAAGCCTGATATTATTGAAGCAATACATATTCAGTTTTTAGAAGCAGGTTCTAATATTATTGAAACCAATACATTTAGTTCCAATGAAATTTCTCAGGCAGATTATGCTCTTGAGTCAGAAGTTGTTTTGTTAAATAAAGAATCTGTAAAAGTTGCGAGAAATGCGATTCGCAAATTTCAAGAAAGCCATCCGAATCATCCCTGTTTTGTGGCAGGCTCTATCGGGCCTACAAATCGTACAGCGTCTATGTCCCCTGATGTAAATGATCCGGCATTTCGTGCTGTTACTTTTGATAAATTGGTGGATGTTTTTTATGAGCAGGCAAGGGCTCTTGTCGAAGCAGGAGTAGATCTTTTATTACCGGAAACAAATATAGATACCCTGAATTTGAAAGCAGCTATTTTTGCTATAGAAAAAGTATTCGAAGATTTACATGTTAGAATTCCATTAAGTCTTTCGGTGACAATTACTGACGCTTCGGGAAGGACCTTATCCGGACAAACTATTGAAGCTTTTTATAATTCTATTATGCACGCAAAGCCGATAAGTGTTGGAATTAACTGTGCATTGGGTGCAAAAGATATGCGGCCCTATATAGAAGAACTCTCTCACAAGTCAGCTTTTCATATTAGCTGTTACCCAAATGCCGGGCTTCCCAATGCCTTTGGAGCATACGATCAAACTCCGGCTGAATTTGCAAGAGATGTAGGAGAATTTGCGAATAATGGCTGGTTAAATATCGTGGGAGGTTGTTGTGGAACAACACCGGAGCATATTGCAGCCCTTGTTCAATCTGTGACCGGTAAGTCTCCGAGGCAAGTAAAGCCACTTCCGGCTTTTCCGAGATTTTCCGGCCTGGAGCCTTTGAATGCAACTAAAGATAAGGGTTTTTTGATGATAGGAGAGAGAACCAATGTGACAGGTTCTCCACGGTTTAAAAAGCTTATTTTAGAAGGAAATTATGAAGAAGCTTTAAGCGTTGCCAGGCAACAGGTTGAGAATGGAGCCGACATCATTGATGTAAATTTTGATGAAGGACTTTTAGATGGGGAGAAAGCTATGACTCATTTTTTAAATTTATTAGCTTCTGAACCTGACATCTCTCGTGTACCGATTATGATAGATAGTTCTCGTTGGCCGATTATTGTAGCGGGTTTAAAATGTATCCAGGGTAAGGCTATAGTAAACTCCATAAGTCTGAAAGAGGGTGAAGAAAAATTTATAGAACAGGCAAAGGTTATTAAAAAATATGGAGCAGCCATGGTAGTGATGGCCTTTGACGAGAATGGACAGGCAGCTACGAAGGACGAGAAGGTTCGTATTTGTACCCGCGCTTATAATTTACTAATAGAAAAAGCAGGAGTAGAACCGGAAGACATTATTTTTGATCCAAATATTCTAACTGTAGCAACAGGTATGGAAGAGCACAACAATTATGCGGTGGATTTTATTCAAGCTACTTCTGAAATAAAGAGACTTTGTCCGGGTGCGAGGGTGAGCGGAGGAGTAAGTAATATCTCTTTTTCTTTTCGTGGAAATAACCCGGTTCGAGAAGCCATGCACTCGGCATTTTTATATCATGCGATAAAAGCCGGTTTGGATATGGCCATAGTCAATGCGGGGATGTTGACTGTATATGAAGATATTGAAAAAGAACTTCTAAATAGAGTAGAAGATGTTCTCTTAAACCGCAGAGCGGATGCAACCGAGCGATTGATTGAATACGCTGAAAAGATTAAAGGTTCTGAAAAAGAAGAAAAGAAAGAAACTTTAAAGTGGAGAGAAGGAACTGTCGCAGAACGTTTAACATATGCTCTCGTGAAGGGTAATATGGACTTCATTGATGAAGATGTGGAGGAAGCCAGAAAAAGTTTTCAGAGTCCTTTAGAAGTGATTGAAGGTCCGCTTATGGACGGAATGAAAGTTGTCGGGGAATTATTTGGTGAAGGAAAAATGTTTTTACCCCAGGTTGTGAAATCTGCCCGTGTGATGAAAAAAGCCGTAGCCTACCTGATGCCTTATATGGAAGAGGATAAGAGAAAAAATGCAGATAGTAGACCCGGTGCTAAATTCTTAATCGCTACCGTTAAAGGAGATGTACACGATATAGGAAAAAATATAGTTTCCGTAGTTCTATCCTGTAACAACTATGAAGTGATTGATCTCGGAGTGATGGTTCCTTCTGAGAAAATATTAGAAGAAGCCAAAAAGCATAAAGTTGATGTGATAGGACTCAGCGGTCTGATTACTCCGTCTTTGGATGAAATGGTTCATGTGGCTTCGGAAATGAAACGGGAAGGTTTCACGGTTCCTCTTCTTATTGGAGGGGCTACTACTTCAGCGGCTCATACTGCTGTAAAAATTGCGGAAGAATATGAGAATCCGGTAGTACATGTAATTGATGCTTCCCGTGTTGTGAATGTTTTAAACAGCGTATTAAATGAAAAGACAAAGAAAAGTTACACAGAAGAATTAAAGAAAGAGCAGGAACGTATTCGGGAAAATTATTACGGAAGACAACAAGAACGTGTTCTCCTGGGTATAGAAGATGCAAGAATGAATTCTTTTAAAACCGATTGGGATAAAATAGATATACCGAGTCCTTCCTTTACCGGTGTAAAAGTTTATGAAGAAATTGATTTGAAGCTTTTAAAAGATTATATTGATTGGTCTCCTTTCTTTCATGCCTGGGAATTAAGGGGACGTTATCCGCAGATACTGGAAGATGAGATTGTAGGTAAGCAGGCCAGGGAACTCTTCGAAGATGCAAAAAAACTCTTAAATGATATTATAGAAAATAAACGCTTTAACCCCAGGGCTGTAGTTGGTTTCTTTCCCGCTAATAGTGTGGGGGATGATATTATCCTTTATAAGGACGATGAAAGAGAGGAAACACTAAGCACATTTTATTCACTGAGACAGCAAACAATAAAGCAGGAAGGAAATGCAAACTATGCACTTGCAGATTTTATAGCTCCTGTAAGCTCCAATAGAAAGGATTATCTCGGTGCTTTTGCTGTAACTTCCGGACACGGAGTTGAGGTTTTTGCCCGTTCCTTTGAAGAAAAGAACGATGACTATAACTCTATTATGACAAAGGCTCTGGGTGATAGACTGGCAGAAGCCCTTGCAGAATATATGCATAAGTTAATGCGTGAAGAATGGGGCTACGGTAGGACAGAAAATTTGGATAATGAAGCTCTTATCAAAGAACAATATAGAGGAATTCGCCCGGCACCCGGATATCCTGCCTGTCCGGATCATACCGAAAAAAGAACTCTTTTTAATTTACTTTCAGTGGAGAAAAATACGGGGATTACTCTCACGGAAAACTTTGCCATGATGCCGGCAAGTTCTGTGAGCGGACTTTATTTCTCTCATCCCGAATCAAGATATTTTGCTCTTGGTAAGATAGGAAAGGATCAGGTCGAGGACTACGCAAAGAGAAAAAATATGGAGTTAAAGGAAATGGAGCGCTGGCTTTCTCCTAACCTGGATTATAAGTAG
- the meaB gene encoding methylmalonyl Co-A mutase-associated GTPase MeaB translates to MKENESALRVQKGVEPPDSINLNFAQNYRRKRKLNQSEYVEGVLSGNRAVLSQAITLLESSLPEHEELAAGIIEQCIPHSGKSLRIGITGVPGVGKSSFIETFGIYLLRKNHRLAVLAIDPSSQRSGGSILGDKTRMETLSREEKAFIRPSPSGTSLGGVARKTRETILLCEAAGFDVIIVETVGVGQSETAVHSMVDFFLLLMLAGAGDELQGIKRGIMEMADLIAINKADGDNQNRANLARMEYANALHLFPPTGSGWTPRVETCSALEKKGIGNIWDAIQEYMNLTKENSFFEKKRRNQAKYWMYGTIQEELKEHFFRDLQIQEALPNVEREVLEGRISSFQAAKKLLQRYFSRESSFSEIE, encoded by the coding sequence ATGAAAGAGAATGAATCTGCCCTAAGAGTGCAAAAAGGAGTAGAACCACCTGATTCTATAAATCTGAATTTTGCTCAAAATTATCGGAGAAAAAGAAAGCTCAATCAAAGTGAGTATGTAGAAGGTGTGCTTTCCGGTAATCGGGCCGTTTTGAGTCAGGCGATTACTCTTTTAGAGAGTTCCTTGCCTGAACATGAAGAATTGGCTGCCGGAATTATTGAACAGTGCATTCCGCATTCAGGGAAATCTTTACGCATCGGAATTACAGGTGTACCGGGTGTGGGAAAAAGTTCTTTCATCGAAACTTTTGGCATTTATTTACTCAGGAAAAATCACAGGCTGGCTGTTCTCGCTATTGATCCCAGTAGTCAGAGGAGCGGAGGAAGTATCCTTGGGGATAAAACAAGGATGGAAACCCTTTCCCGTGAAGAGAAGGCCTTTATTCGACCTTCTCCTTCCGGTACTTCGCTCGGAGGAGTGGCCCGAAAAACAAGGGAGACAATTCTTCTCTGTGAAGCAGCAGGCTTTGATGTGATTATAGTTGAGACGGTTGGAGTCGGACAATCTGAAACAGCTGTCCATTCTATGGTTGACTTCTTTTTGCTTCTGATGCTGGCCGGGGCGGGTGATGAACTCCAGGGTATCAAGAGGGGAATTATGGAAATGGCCGATCTCATTGCCATAAATAAAGCAGATGGAGATAACCAGAATCGGGCCAATCTGGCGCGCATGGAATATGCCAATGCTTTACACCTTTTTCCTCCTACTGGTTCCGGTTGGACTCCGAGGGTCGAGACCTGTTCTGCCCTGGAAAAAAAAGGAATTGGGAATATCTGGGATGCCATTCAAGAATATATGAATCTTACGAAAGAAAATTCCTTTTTTGAGAAGAAAAGACGAAATCAGGCAAAATACTGGATGTACGGTACTATTCAGGAAGAGTTAAAAGAACATTTTTTTCGAGATTTACAGATACAGGAAGCCTTACCGAATGTGGAAAGAGAAGTTTTAGAAGGCAGAATTTCTTCCTTTCAAGCTGCAAAAAAGTTATTGCAAAGATATTTTTCTCGTGAATCATCTTTTTCGGAAATTGAATGA